ACGACGAAGAAACCCGGCACTACCTCCGGGAGGATGAAAATCCATTTGGTTTCGAGAAACTGCGCTACGTTCGTTCGGTAGATCAGTCTAAAGCCTTGAATACACAACGTGGTTCAATGGTCGTGATTTCGGCATCGGGTATGTGCGAAGCTGGCCGCATACTACACCACCTACGCAACAACATCAGCAATCCCAAAACGACGGTATTGATGGTGGGCTACTGCGCCGAGAACACCTTAGGGCGACGCCTGATCAATAAGGATCCTGTGGTACGTATTTTTGGCGAAGAGTATCTCCGAAAGGCTGAAGTGGTTACCCTTTCTTCGCTTTCTGCTCATGCCGACGAACCGGAATTGCTGGATTTCCTGGGGAAATTAGACATAGACCGCCTCCAACAAACATTTCTAGTACATGGCGAATTAGAACGCCAGCAGTTGCTACAAACAGCCCTCAAAACCAAGGGCTTTAAGCAGGTGGAAATTCCGGTCCGTGGTCACTCAGTTATATTGTAAATGGGGTACAGCCCAAGTTCTAAATAACAATGGATTGGTTACATCCTATATTCTTATGGTCGTTATTCGCGGTTCCAGTGGCCATTTCAGGCTATCTTTGGAAAGCATTTCAACGAAAACGGGCACGTGATGTATTTGGGGACGCCATGCTGGTGGAACGCCTCTCCGAAGGTGTTAGCACCAGACGGCGTAGGTGGAAAGCAACGCTGTTTGCACTTTCGGTGTTTTTTTTGGCTCTGGCTTTAGCTGGACCAAGAATGGGGACAAAGGTCCGGGAAGTTTCTCGTGAAGGGGTAGATTTGATGATCGCCCTAGATGTCTCCACTTCCATGCTCGCGGAAGACGTGGCCCCCAACCGCCTGAAAAGGGCTAAGTTTGAGCTAACAAAATTGGTAGAAAAACTCAATGGCGACCGAGTTGGGCTAATCCTATTCGGTGGAGATGCCTTTCTTCAATGCCCCGTGACATTGGACTATAACGCCCTAAAGTTGTTTTTAGACATCTCGGAGCCAGACCAGATGCCCACGCAAGGCACACAGTACGACCGGATGTTGGAGGTGGTCATTAAGGCGTTCGACATGAAAGGGACCGACAAGGATTCTAAAGGCAACCGCAGCAAGGTTCTATTGGTTGTATCAGATGGCGAAAGCCATAGCGGAGACATGAGCACACTCAGGAGTAGGGCGGCAGAATCTGGCATTACCCTATTTACAGCTGGTGTAGGCGAAACCGTAGGCGTAACCATTCCAGCATATCTAAACGGCCAACGCACCGAAGGACTTAAAACCGACCGAAATGGCCAAGCCGTGATCACCAAATTAGAGGAAGCAGCCTTACAGGATTTAGGCAAAGACGGCGCCTACTTCCGGATTGCCCGTACCACCAGTAACCTTTCAGACTTCAGCGATGTATTGGCCGGAATGGAAAAAACAAAATTTGGAACCACTAAGTTTGCTGCCTATGAGGAACAATTCCAATGGCCTTTGGGTGTGGCGTTGCTGCTGTTGCTGATTGAATGGCTCTTGCCAGATCGCAGAAAAAAGCCCAAAACATTGTTCTCTTCTGCTATGACCCCACACACACTTTGACATACCGCGATCTAAAACAAGCATCCATTCACCGTTTGATGCAATTTGGGCTAGAGACACCCGAAGCCAACCTCGAAGTCCGTTGGCTATTAGAACACCTCACGGGATGGTCTGGAACTGGTGTATTACTCCACTTGGATGACTCCGTCACCATTACGCATCTCGCACGTTGGGAATCTTTTTTGCACCGAAGAATCCAGCATGAACCCATTCAATATATTATTGGAACGGTACCCTTTTTGGGATTAACCCTAAAAGTTAACCCAAATGTTCTCATTCCTCGCCCCGAAACTGAGTGGCTTACCCATTGGCTTAGCACACACTTACGCGGCCCTCTACGGATACTAGATGTCGGGACAGGTAGTGGATGTATTGCACTTGGTCTAAAGCATTTACGACCAGAATATCAGGTGACAGCCTGTGATGTGAGCATAGGCGCCTTGGAAGTTGCCCGGGAAAATGCCCAACTGAATCAGATAAATGTTCAATTCTATAGCGCCGATATGCTTGACCCTATGTTTCCAGAAGTCTTTCACACCCCTTTTAACCTGATCGTTTCTAATCCGCCCTATGTGTTGCGCGAAGAGGCACATACATTGCAAAATGAAGTGATCGCATACGAACCACATTTGGCACTTTTTACGGAAGGGGAGCCTTTAAGATTCTACCGCGCCTTGGTTTTAAGTGCCACCAAAATGCTTGCACCGGGTGGATGGGTGGCCTTGGAGTGTCATACCGACTTTGCCGACGATGTAAAAAATCTCTTGGAGGACTCCGGCTTCTTTGAAGCTCAAGTGATCCATGACCTATCGAATAAACCCCGTCTGGCAATAGGCAAAAAGTAAAAAAGAGCCGGACTTTATAAAAAAGACCGACTCTTTAGCCCTGACGCAAGGTTTTATCAAGGGAAAATACCCATTTCCAAATATGAAACCGCTACTTTATCTATTGCATTGATGAAAGAAGCGGTTCTTAAGTCTGTTTTGTGGTGTTGTGCAATCGCCCGTACTTCGTTATACGCATTGATCATCGTGTCCTCAAGTCCGGAGTTTACCAAGTCTTCTTCGCTTGCTCCATGTATCACCTCCTCCATAAACCGAGGGTCTAATTTTTGTCCAATTAATGTTTGAATAGCGTCCAGCATTTTGGTTTGCATATTCTGTTCGAACCGCTTGCTCATTCGTCCAAATCGAACATGTTGTAGGTTTCTAAGCCATTCAAAATAAGAAACCGTTACTCCCCCCGCATTCAAAAACACATCCGGAATAATCATAATGCCTCGCTCATTCAAAATGGTATCGGCATGGGCCGTTACAGGGCCATTTGCTCCTTCGGCTATGATCTTGGCCTGAATTCGGGTGGCATTTTCTCCAACAATTACGGCTTCGAGTGCTGCCGGAACCAAAATATCGCAGGGCAATTCCAATGCCGCTTGCGAGTGGGTAATGTTCTCGGCACCAGGGAAGTTCAAAATAGAACCGGTTTCTTTACGGTGTTTAACCACTTTTTCCAAATCCAAGCCATTGGCATTGTAGATAGCACCTTCATACTCTGCAAGACCGACAATAACCGCCCCGCCTTCTTGAATAAATTTGGCCGCATGATAGCCCACATTCCCCAACCCTTGCACGACCACCGTTTTCCCCGCAAGCCCAGGACTGAGCCCCAACTGAGCCATATCTTCGGCGTGGGAACATGCTTCACGCAGGCCAAAGAATACACCGCGTCCAGTTGCCTCTTTACGCCCCCGAACCCCGCCTTGCCCCACTGGCTTTCCGGTTACACAAGCAAGTGCATCCAACGAATCGCTGGTAAGAGAGTTGTAGGTATCCAAAATCCACGACATCTCTTTTGCTCCGGTTCCATAATCCGGTGCCGGAACGTCTATACCCGGACCGATGAAATTTTTCTTCACCAACTCGAAGGTATAGCGCCGGGTAATGCGTTCAAGTTCGGCTTCCGAATATTTGCGACGGTCAATACAAATTCCTCCTTTTGCGCCACCAAAAGGGACATCCACAATGGCACATTTATACGTCATCAGCGAAGCGAGTGCCGTAACCTCGTCTGCATTTACATTGGGTGCATAACGGATGCCACCCTTGGTTGGAGTTTTATGCTGGCTATGTTCTGCACGCCACGCCCGGATCACCTCGATCGAGCCATCGTCACGTTTTAATGGAAATTGCATGGCATACGTACTATTGCAAATACGAATCTGATCCAGCAATCCTTTTGGGTGTTTGGTGTGGACCGCAGCCTTTTCAAACATACGGTTGACTTGAGCTAAAAAACTAATGTCGGACATAAAATTGACGTTTTACGTTAGAAAAAGCCACTCTGAAAGCAGCATGTTTCCGAGGAGAAGACTTCATATAACGGGTACAAGTTGTACTTGTTGTTTTTGACCCTGCAATCCACAAGTCTTTATGGAAACGCTTCCAATTTAATCAAAAATAAGAACTAAAAAGCACCCGAAGGAAAATTATTCGTTGTACCACGGTTAAATAGCATCCATTCCGCTTATACCTCCCACAATCTGCTACCACTCCCCCCCAAAAAAAAACGGCCTTCTGCTGAAACAAA
The genomic region above belongs to Bacteroidetes Order II. bacterium and contains:
- a CDS encoding VWA domain-containing protein — translated: MDWLHPIFLWSLFAVPVAISGYLWKAFQRKRARDVFGDAMLVERLSEGVSTRRRRWKATLFALSVFFLALALAGPRMGTKVREVSREGVDLMIALDVSTSMLAEDVAPNRLKRAKFELTKLVEKLNGDRVGLILFGGDAFLQCPVTLDYNALKLFLDISEPDQMPTQGTQYDRMLEVVIKAFDMKGTDKDSKGNRSKVLLVVSDGESHSGDMSTLRSRAAESGITLFTAGVGETVGVTIPAYLNGQRTEGLKTDRNGQAVITKLEEAALQDLGKDGAYFRIARTTSNLSDFSDVLAGMEKTKFGTTKFAAYEEQFQWPLGVALLLLLIEWLLPDRRKKPKTLFSSAMTPHTL
- a CDS encoding Glu/Leu/Phe/Val dehydrogenase, which gives rise to MSDISFLAQVNRMFEKAAVHTKHPKGLLDQIRICNSTYAMQFPLKRDDGSIEVIRAWRAEHSQHKTPTKGGIRYAPNVNADEVTALASLMTYKCAIVDVPFGGAKGGICIDRRKYSEAELERITRRYTFELVKKNFIGPGIDVPAPDYGTGAKEMSWILDTYNSLTSDSLDALACVTGKPVGQGGVRGRKEATGRGVFFGLREACSHAEDMAQLGLSPGLAGKTVVVQGLGNVGYHAAKFIQEGGAVIVGLAEYEGAIYNANGLDLEKVVKHRKETGSILNFPGAENITHSQAALELPCDILVPAALEAVIVGENATRIQAKIIAEGANGPVTAHADTILNERGIMIIPDVFLNAGGVTVSYFEWLRNLQHVRFGRMSKRFEQNMQTKMLDAIQTLIGQKLDPRFMEEVIHGASEEDLVNSGLEDTMINAYNEVRAIAQHHKTDLRTASFINAIDKVAVSYLEMGIFP
- the prmC gene encoding peptide chain release factor N(5)-glutamine methyltransferase, translating into MTYRDLKQASIHRLMQFGLETPEANLEVRWLLEHLTGWSGTGVLLHLDDSVTITHLARWESFLHRRIQHEPIQYIIGTVPFLGLTLKVNPNVLIPRPETEWLTHWLSTHLRGPLRILDVGTGSGCIALGLKHLRPEYQVTACDVSIGALEVARENAQLNQINVQFYSADMLDPMFPEVFHTPFNLIVSNPPYVLREEAHTLQNEVIAYEPHLALFTEGEPLRFYRALVLSATKMLAPGGWVALECHTDFADDVKNLLEDSGFFEAQVIHDLSNKPRLAIGKK